CAGGAGCAGGGTCATGTTACTGCTTGAGTGGGTGCACGCGTTATGGCTGGCGATGGCCATTATTCTGGAAATTGTTGCCAACATCTTTTTAAAACTTTCTGACGGCTTTCGTCGCAAACTCTATGGCTGCGGATCGTTAGTGGCAGTACTGGCGGCGTTCAGTGCGCTGTCGCAGGCGGTAAAGGGGATCGATCTCTCCGTCGCCTACGCCCTGTGGGGCGGATTCGGTATCGTGGCGACGCTCGCCGCCGGCTGGATCCTCTTTGGCCAGCGCCTCAATGGCAAAGGCTGGATCGGCCTGGCGCTGCTGCTTATTGGGATGATGCTGATAAAACTTGCCTGATGTGATATTGCCCGCGTTTGCGGGCAACGAAATTTGTGGGCTGTATTACGCTTAGAGGACAATAACAAACGTTACGGGACACCAGTAAGGGTCGTCGATGCTCAATCCGCTAAGCTGGCGCAATATCCCCACAGCAAGAACGCTTTTTGTGATGATTTTTCTGGCGGGAGCTGGGCTCATCATCTCCGTCGTTGCGCTCCTCTATCTCTCACTGCACCTGATTAGCAGTAAAGCGAATGAAATCGATGAGCACCGCGCGGCGCTCGCCGTGCAAGGGGCCATTCAGACTTCGGTCAACAGGATGCGATCTCTCGGCCTCGATAACGCGGTGTGGGATGAAGCGGTGCGCGTCGTCTACCGCACGCCGATGGATACCGGCTGGCTCTACAACACCTGGGGCGCGGGCTTTAAAGTCGATAATCTCTATGACGGCACTTTTGTGCTGGATGAGCACTTTGCGGTGGTGTGGGGGGCGTTTCGCAGCTTGCCTTTTAATGAGCGCAATCTCGCCTTTTTTGGTGACGGGCTGGCGGCGCTCATCCGCAACCATGCCGCGGCGCTGCAGCAGGGCAAAGACATTTTTGCCGGCATCACCCGCACGCGTCGGGGGGTAGCGTTTGTCAGCATTGGCCTGATCCGCCCGGTGTCGGGCCGACTTGATAAGCAGGGCAGCGCGCGGCGTTACTTAGTGATGACCCGTCATCTTGATGATGAGCTGCTCAGCGAACTGGGCAGCACCTTTCAGATCCAGAACCTGCGCCTGACATCGCAAAACGCGCCGGCAAGCAGCATGCCGTTGCACGGCTCCGCCGACGAATTCCTCGGTTATATGAGCTGGGAGCCGCACTTTCCGGGCGCGGAAGCGGCAGACGCGGCGGCAGACGATATCCGCCAGATCGCGATGCTCGCCTCGGGTCTTATCCTGCTGTTTATCGTGCTCAGCAGCGCCGGGCTTTATAAGCTGGCAAAAGGGGAGAAGCTGGCGCGCAGCATTGCGTTAACCGACTGGCTCAGCCGTCTGCCCAACCGACGCGCGCTGATTGAGCAGTTAGATCAGTGGAGCGAGTGGGGCAACAGCGATCTGATAAGCGTGGTGTTTATCGATCTTGATGGTTTTAAAGATGTGAATGATATCTATGGTCATGACGTGGGTGACCGGCTGATCGTCACCATTGCGCAGACATTGCAGGAAAAAGTGCCGACTGACGGCATGCTGGCGCGCATGGGTGGGGATGAGTTTGCCATGACCCTGAGCGGGCCGTGGTCGGTTGAAAAAGCCGCCGACTTTGCGCAAATGGTGCTCGACTACTTCTGCGCGCCGGTGCGCATTGGCAAACGTTCACTGCATATCAGCGCCAGCATCGGCATCGCCAGCGGAACGCTGGTGGAGTGCTCAAGCTCCGAGCTGTTCCGCCGGGCTGATATCGCCATGTACCATTCGAAAATGTGCGGCAAAGCGCGGATGACGCACTATGACGCCGCACTAAACAGCGCCCGCGAGCGCCAGCTGATGATTGAAAACGATATTCGTGACGGGCTGGAGCGCGAAGAGTTTGACGTCTGGTATCAGCCGATTATCGATGCCCGCAGCGGCAAGATGAGCGGCGTTGAAGCGCTGGCGCGCTGGCCGCGTCGCCCGGATGGCGAGCTGAAACCGGACGAGTTTATCCCGATTGCTGAAACCAGCGGCCTGATTTACGCGCTGGGGCAGTTTGTCCTGCGTCGTGCCTGCCGCGATCTCTACCCGCACACCGGGCTCAAACTGTCGGTCAATATCTCTCCCGCGCAGTTTCGCGACCCGGAGTTTGAAGACAAAGTCGCTCAGGTGCTGGAGACCTGTCGCTTTCCGGCGCAGCGCCTGCAACTGGAGGTGACGGAAACGTACGTGCTGGAGAACCCGGAGCGCGCGCAGGCGGCGATTGCCAACTTAAAAGCGCTGGGCACGGCGGTCGCACTCGATGATTTCGGCACCGGTTACTCCAGCATCGGCTACCTGCGGCGCTTTAATTTCGACACCATCAAAATTGATAAATCCCTCGCCGGATTAGTGGATAACGATGAGCAGGCGTCAGCATTAGTAAGCGGCACAATCCGCATTGCCAGCGCACTGGGGATGCAGGTCGTAGCGGAAGGGGTGGAAAACGAAACGCAAATGGCGCTGCTGCGTGATGCGGGCTGCGATCAGTTGCAGGGCTTCTACTTTAGCGCGCCGATGCCGCTGGAGAGGCTGTTACAACACCATCTCCAGCGGCAGGAGTGAGTTACTGCACCGTATCGCTGGCCAGCGCGTCCAGCTTGTCACGAAAACCGGTCACCGCAATCGCGCGGTTATCGGCGCGCCAGCGATCTTTTGCCGCCGGGGCTGAGCTTTGCACGGCGATCAGCTGCCAGCCCTCATCGGTTTTTAACATCAGCGGTGAACCGCTATCGCCCGGTAGCGTATCGCACTGATGCGACAGCACGCTGCTCTGCGCCCAGCCCGTCACAATACAATCCTGATGGCTAAAGAGATTATCCAGATGATCTTGCGGATAACCTGCCTGCGTCACTTTGCGGTTGGCGGCTTTCAGCGCGGCAGTAAGCGCATCTTTATCGCCGCTAAACAGCGGCAGCGGCGTAATGCCGGAGGGCGGATAGCGTAAAACGATCAGCCCAAAATCCCATGAGGCGGCCGAGGAGGGGACAATCCACCCTTCGCCGTCGGCCTTCAGGCGTCGACCCAACGAGGCATCAACGCGCCCTTCAATACCGTGGATCTCATAGCGCCAGACCCCTTTTTGCGACACAAAGCGCAGCGCTATCGCTTTATCAATTTTGCCGCGCGGCGGCGTCAGCAGACAGTGCCCGGCGGTTAAGGCGAGATGCGGGGAGATAAGCGTGGCGGTGCAGAGATTGCCGCTGGCGGTCTCGAGCTGACCTATCGCATCCCACGGTGCGGTGGTCGGTGACGCGACGCGGACACGATCGTCATGCCCAAAAAAAAGGGTTTTTATATCCCTGGCGCTAACCGCGTCCTCATCGCCATCATCAGCATGTCCAACAGCGGAAAACAAAAGCAGCGGTCCCAGCAACAGCACAACGGTTCTTCGCATAGTACTCTCAGGTGGGGAAATTATGATTATTAAGGTCGAGCCATGAGTAATAAATATAGACGGGACGCATAGAAAGCGGGAGTAAAATCAGCGTGCTACATCAATAAAGATAGAAACGGAGGGCGATAAGCGCGCAGAGAATTAACATCATCAGGATAACTTCAAAACGATAACGTCGCAGCATGCTCAGGCCTCCAGAGAAAAACGGCGCTTCACCCGAAGGGCTCAGCGCCGCGTTTTAGCACGGCGCTCGCGGGGAGCGCCGGTTACAGACACGTGGCTTATGCAGCCGGCTGTGCAGCCGGTTTAGCAGCAGTGTGTTTTACGTGTTTGTGGTGTTTTTTAGCAGCCTGGGCTTTCTGCTCTACAGCCGGTTTAGCAGCGGCTTTTTTGTGGTGCTTTTTAGCAGCCTGGGCTTTCTGCTCAGCAGCCGGTTTAGCGGCGGCTTTCTTGTGCTGTTTTTTAGCAGCCTGAGCTTTCTGCTCAGCGGCTTTTTTGTGTTTCTTGTGGTGAACTTTCTTCGCCGGAGCTGCTTTGGTGTCAGCAGCAGCCGGAGCAGCGGTAGTGGTGGTCGGCGCAGCAGCCGGAGCCTGAGAGGTGGCAGCGGTGTCAGCAGCGAAAGCAGCAGAAGACAGACCCATTGCAGCGGCAACAACCAGAGCTAATACTTTTTTCATTTTGATATCCTCGAATTGGTTTCTTCATTCAACCCCACTGCGGGGCCGTTGAAAGAACTATATCCCTGTTATCGAAGCGTTTCCGTGAGTGATTGGTATCGGCGTGTAACGGAATGTACAGCGGGGGAAAACGCGCCGGAAAGCGGCTCCGGCGCGGGAGGATTAGAGGTAACGGCGGGTAAGGTGCTGGCGGAAATAGTCCGCATTCAGCGGCTCGCCGGTGGCGTTGGCGATCAGCTGGGCAGTGCTAAAGCGGCTGCCATGCTGCCAGATGTTCTGGCGCAGCCACTCAAACAGCGCGCTGAAATCACCGGCGGCGATGGCTTCTTCAAGGCCCGGCAGCGCGCGACGCGCGGCGTGGAACAGCTGTGCGGCGTACATTGCGCCCAGCGTGTACGAGGGGAAGTAACCAAAGCCACCGTCGGTCCAGTGGATATCCTGCATACAGCCGTTGCGGTAGTTGCCTTCGGTCGATAGCCCAAGCCAGGAGTGCATCTTCTCATTCCATAGGGCTGGAATATCGTCGACCTCGATCTCACCGTCGATCAACGCCCGCTCGATCTCATAGCGCAGAATAACGTGTGCCGGATAACTCACCTCGTCGGCGTCAACGCGAATATAGCCCGGCTTCACGCGCTGGTTCCAGGCGATAAAGTTGTGCTCTTCAAAGGCTGGCTGCATACCGAACCGCTCAATAATCGCGGGCTGCAGGCGACGCAGGAAGGCTTCGCTGCGCCCGAGCTGCATCTCAAAGAAGAGGCTCTGTGATTCATGGATCGCCGTGGAGCGCGCCAGCGCAATCGGCTGACCTGGCCAGCTGCGCGGCAGGTTCTGCTCATAGCGGGCATGACCGGTTTCATGCACCACGCCGAACAGAGCACTCAGCAACTCATTTTCATCGTAACGGGTGGTGATGCGCACATCTTCCGGCACGCCGCCGCAGAAGGGGTGGGCGCTGACATCAAGGCGTCCGCCGTTAAAATCGAAACCGAGCGTCTTCATCGCCTGCAAACCCAGCTCACGCTGATCGGCAATCGGGAACGGCCCTTGCGGGGCGATAAGCGTCTGCTGCGCCTGTTTCTCTACCGCCTGTTTCAGCAGATCCGGCAGCCAGCTTTTGACCTCGCCAAACAGCTCATCAAGGCGGGCGCTGGTCATATCCGGCTCGAACTTATCCAGCAGGGCATCATAGGGCGAGCAGCCTTTTGCCGCCGCGCGCAGCTTCGCCTCTTCGCGGGTGAGTTTCACCACCTCTTTCAGATTGGCGGAGAAGCCCGCCCAGTCATTGGCCGGGCGCTGGGTACGCCAGGCGTGTTCACATTTACTGCCCGCCAGCGAAAGGGCTTCCACCAGCGCTTCCGGCAGCAGGGCTGCTTCATCGTAGTGGCGCTGCATTTCACGCAGGTTAGCCTGTTCAACGTCGTTGAGATCTTCCTGACCGGCGCTGGAGAGCCACTGGCCGACCTGCGGATTGGTTAAAATCTGGTGGCGCAGCACGCTCAGCTCGGCCAGCGCTTCACCGCGCGCGGCGCTGCCGCCCGGCGGCATCATGGCGAACATATCCCAGCCAGCAACGGCGGCAAGATGTGAGAAACGTGACAGGCGAAGGAAGGTACGGGTGAGTTGTTGATAGTTCTGCTTATCCATAATGCCTCTGATTTTTTTTGCATTTTATTAACCCGAACGCCCAAAAATAGTAGTTCTGCGGCTAATGTTAAAATCTGTACCATAATAGAGAACTCATTCATTTAACCAATAAACGCATAACACAGCAAAAAACCATGAATCCTTTCATTTGGGTGATCTGCAGTTTAATGGCGCTTGACGCTGTGCGGGAGTTGATGGGCGCAAGCTCTGTCTTCGCGCTTTTCTAGCCCTTTTCCGCACTACATCGCAATAAAAAAGCCCCGCTTGCGCAGGGCCTGCCTTCCTTATACGCGCTAGCGCAGACGCGCGTGCAGCCTTGTGCCGACCAGCAGGGCCAGCACCAGCATCGCCGCGATAAACCCGCCGACACCGTTCCAGCCATAGCTGTGCCAGAAGACGCCGCCTAAGGTTCCTGCCACGCTGGAGCCAAGATAGTAGCTGAAGAGATAGAGCGACGAGGCCTGGCCTCTGGCGCGCTTAGCGCGTGGGCCAATCCAGCTGCTGGCAACGGAATGTGCGGCAAAAAAACCGCTGGTAAAAAGCAGCATGCCGATAAAGATCGCCCACAGCGACGAGAAGAGCGTCAGCAGTAAACCGAGCAGCATGATTGAGGTAAAGGCAATCATCACCGGGCCGCGGCCATATTTGCTGGTCATCGCGCCCGCTTTTGGCGAACTCCAGGTGCCCGTCAGATAGGCCACCGACAGCAGACCAACCACCGCCTGGCTCAGCATCCACGGGGATTG
This Kosakonia cowanii JCM 10956 = DSM 18146 DNA region includes the following protein-coding sequences:
- the mdtI gene encoding multidrug/spermidine efflux SMR transporter subunit MdtI → MLLLEWVHALWLAMAIILEIVANIFLKLSDGFRRKLYGCGSLVAVLAAFSALSQAVKGIDLSVAYALWGGFGIVATLAAGWILFGQRLNGKGWIGLALLLIGMMLIKLA
- a CDS encoding putative bifunctional diguanylate cyclase/phosphodiesterase produces the protein MLNPLSWRNIPTARTLFVMIFLAGAGLIISVVALLYLSLHLISSKANEIDEHRAALAVQGAIQTSVNRMRSLGLDNAVWDEAVRVVYRTPMDTGWLYNTWGAGFKVDNLYDGTFVLDEHFAVVWGAFRSLPFNERNLAFFGDGLAALIRNHAAALQQGKDIFAGITRTRRGVAFVSIGLIRPVSGRLDKQGSARRYLVMTRHLDDELLSELGSTFQIQNLRLTSQNAPASSMPLHGSADEFLGYMSWEPHFPGAEAADAAADDIRQIAMLASGLILLFIVLSSAGLYKLAKGEKLARSIALTDWLSRLPNRRALIEQLDQWSEWGNSDLISVVFIDLDGFKDVNDIYGHDVGDRLIVTIAQTLQEKVPTDGMLARMGGDEFAMTLSGPWSVEKAADFAQMVLDYFCAPVRIGKRSLHISASIGIASGTLVECSSSELFRRADIAMYHSKMCGKARMTHYDAALNSARERQLMIENDIRDGLEREEFDVWYQPIIDARSGKMSGVEALARWPRRPDGELKPDEFIPIAETSGLIYALGQFVLRRACRDLYPHTGLKLSVNISPAQFRDPEFEDKVAQVLETCRFPAQRLQLEVTETYVLENPERAQAAIANLKALGTAVALDDFGTGYSSIGYLRRFNFDTIKIDKSLAGLVDNDEQASALVSGTIRIASALGMQVVAEGVENETQMALLRDAGCDQLQGFYFSAPMPLERLLQHHLQRQE
- a CDS encoding trypsin-like serine peptidase; this translates as MRRTVVLLLGPLLLFSAVGHADDGDEDAVSARDIKTLFFGHDDRVRVASPTTAPWDAIGQLETASGNLCTATLISPHLALTAGHCLLTPPRGKIDKAIALRFVSQKGVWRYEIHGIEGRVDASLGRRLKADGEGWIVPSSAASWDFGLIVLRYPPSGITPLPLFSGDKDALTAALKAANRKVTQAGYPQDHLDNLFSHQDCIVTGWAQSSVLSHQCDTLPGDSGSPLMLKTDEGWQLIAVQSSAPAAKDRWRADNRAIAVTGFRDKLDALASDTVQ
- the asr gene encoding acid resistance repetitive basic protein Asr translates to MKKVLALVVAAAMGLSSAAFAADTAATSQAPAAAPTTTTAAPAAADTKAAPAKKVHHKKHKKAAEQKAQAAKKQHKKAAAKPAAEQKAQAAKKHHKKAAAKPAVEQKAQAAKKHHKHVKHTAAKPAAQPAA
- a CDS encoding carboxypeptidase M32, with amino-acid sequence MDKQNYQQLTRTFLRLSRFSHLAAVAGWDMFAMMPPGGSAARGEALAELSVLRHQILTNPQVGQWLSSAGQEDLNDVEQANLREMQRHYDEAALLPEALVEALSLAGSKCEHAWRTQRPANDWAGFSANLKEVVKLTREEAKLRAAAKGCSPYDALLDKFEPDMTSARLDELFGEVKSWLPDLLKQAVEKQAQQTLIAPQGPFPIADQRELGLQAMKTLGFDFNGGRLDVSAHPFCGGVPEDVRITTRYDENELLSALFGVVHETGHARYEQNLPRSWPGQPIALARSTAIHESQSLFFEMQLGRSEAFLRRLQPAIIERFGMQPAFEEHNFIAWNQRVKPGYIRVDADEVSYPAHVILRYEIERALIDGEIEVDDIPALWNEKMHSWLGLSTEGNYRNGCMQDIHWTDGGFGYFPSYTLGAMYAAQLFHAARRALPGLEEAIAAGDFSALFEWLRQNIWQHGSRFSTAQLIANATGEPLNADYFRQHLTRRYL
- a CDS encoding KPN_01571 family protein, whose product is MALDAVRELMGASSVFALF